In Streptomyces sp. NBC_01426, one genomic interval encodes:
- a CDS encoding AfsR/SARP family transcriptional regulator: MRYVILGTAQALSDDGDPVAVGGSRLRALLTALALRPGRTVPAELLVAEVWDGDRPADAPAALQALVARLRRAIGHAAVRSGEGGYRLAAAREDVDLYRFERLARAAAAERDPAAAAALYDEALALWRGPALASLPDPAGESARWEAVRADARRGRLAAALALGEAERILPELTALCVEHPLDEPLRALRIRALDAAGRPAEALAAYEDVRRDLADRLGADPGPELRALHAALLAPPEPHAARPPHPATAAPTPAARPDNAPVPGPATPGPGADPAAGGNLRARLTTFVGREDDIRVIGSDLARSRLVTLLGPGGAGKTRLSQEAAEAHAAAGHPDGMWPDGVWLVELAPVDDPEDVAEAALAALGARQTKLRGAAAEELRALTERGGDDPLARLVEHCGRRDLLLLLDNCEHVIDAAAVLAERLLTHCPGVQILATSREPLGVPGEALRPVEPLPDPVALRLLADRGAAARPGFRVEDDPAAAAEICRRLDGMPLAIELAAARLRLLTPRQIADRLDDRFRLLTSGSRTVLPRQQTLRAVVDWSWDLLDAPERAVLRRLSVFAGGCDLAAAEAVCAGPDADAVVDALGSLVDKSLVVAAPGPDGDMRYRLLETVAEYASERLDEAAEDRADTERRHLTHYRELARTTEPLLRGHGQRTAAERLATEYENLRTALRRAVAAKDIGEVLCLVHSLVWYWHMHDLRAESRHWADAAVALGPDPFAPPIAPAEPVYERLVDSPPPYTGELLAEAWRGARMIQLTARDQNSGSWNSPDVRLQVEGMIAAYRPGLPQTCRFPTALWIYAVMIAGDPELLRRIIDETVETTRALGYRWELGSALQLRANIRANRAASFGDAARDAEESLALFRELGDDWGCAEALSARAEALEKRGEYALAAADFQAAIEHAQRLGAPAQVTILRVRMAGTLAEEGRLEEAEEILTGLLAVIRQYRNEALPAARMFLAGLYGRTGRLVEARAELTSLREEFAFGAYAIFDGFLLGVLAWLDNKEGRHEEALALVREAATTARDPMALMVAPQLPAVHLLIAAVALLGLGGPRRERDAARLLGAYRALVPTGHFPVTTEREDAALVEKSARTALGDRAYEAACAEGGGLTLEEATALV, from the coding sequence GTGCGTTACGTGATTCTCGGCACCGCCCAGGCCCTCTCCGACGACGGCGACCCCGTCGCCGTCGGAGGGTCGCGGCTGCGCGCCCTCCTGACCGCCCTCGCCCTGCGCCCGGGCCGCACCGTGCCGGCCGAGCTGCTGGTCGCCGAGGTGTGGGACGGGGACCGGCCCGCCGACGCCCCGGCCGCGCTCCAGGCCCTGGTGGCGCGCCTGCGCCGGGCGATCGGGCACGCCGCCGTGCGCTCCGGGGAGGGCGGCTACCGTCTCGCCGCCGCCCGCGAGGACGTGGACCTGTACCGCTTCGAACGGCTGGCGCGGGCCGCCGCCGCCGAGCGGGACCCGGCCGCCGCCGCGGCCCTGTACGACGAGGCCCTCGCCCTGTGGCGCGGCCCCGCGCTGGCCTCGCTGCCGGATCCGGCCGGGGAGTCCGCCCGCTGGGAGGCCGTACGGGCCGACGCGCGCCGGGGCAGGCTCGCCGCGGCCCTCGCCCTGGGCGAGGCGGAGCGGATCCTGCCCGAGCTGACCGCGCTGTGCGTGGAACACCCGCTGGACGAGCCGCTGCGGGCCCTGCGGATCCGCGCCCTCGACGCCGCGGGCCGCCCGGCGGAGGCGCTGGCCGCCTACGAGGACGTCCGCCGGGACCTCGCCGACCGCCTGGGCGCCGACCCCGGCCCGGAACTGCGCGCCCTCCACGCCGCCCTGCTCGCCCCGCCGGAACCCCACGCGGCGCGGCCCCCGCACCCGGCGACCGCCGCCCCGACCCCCGCGGCACGGCCCGACAACGCGCCCGTCCCGGGCCCCGCCACCCCCGGCCCGGGCGCCGACCCCGCCGCCGGCGGCAACCTGCGGGCCCGCCTCACCACCTTCGTCGGCCGCGAGGACGACATCCGCGTCATCGGCTCCGACCTGGCCCGATCCCGCCTCGTCACCCTGCTCGGGCCCGGCGGCGCCGGCAAGACCCGCCTGTCCCAGGAGGCCGCCGAGGCCCACGCCGCCGCCGGCCACCCCGACGGGATGTGGCCCGACGGGGTGTGGCTCGTCGAACTGGCCCCCGTGGACGACCCCGAGGACGTCGCCGAAGCGGCCCTGGCCGCCCTCGGGGCCCGCCAGACCAAGCTGCGCGGCGCCGCCGCCGAGGAACTGCGCGCGCTCACCGAGCGGGGCGGGGACGACCCGCTCGCCCGACTCGTCGAACACTGCGGCCGGCGCGACCTCCTGCTGCTCCTCGACAACTGCGAGCACGTCATCGACGCCGCCGCCGTCCTCGCCGAACGGCTCCTCACGCACTGCCCCGGCGTCCAGATCCTCGCCACCAGCCGGGAACCCCTCGGCGTGCCGGGGGAGGCGCTGCGCCCCGTGGAACCGCTGCCCGACCCCGTCGCACTGCGGCTGCTCGCCGACCGCGGCGCCGCCGCCCGGCCCGGCTTCCGCGTCGAGGACGACCCGGCCGCCGCCGCGGAGATCTGCCGCCGCCTCGACGGCATGCCCCTCGCCATCGAACTGGCCGCCGCCCGGCTGCGCCTGCTCACCCCCCGCCAGATCGCCGACCGGCTCGACGACCGGTTCCGCCTCCTCACCAGCGGCTCCCGCACCGTCCTGCCCCGCCAACAGACCCTGCGGGCCGTCGTCGACTGGTCCTGGGACCTGCTCGACGCACCCGAACGGGCCGTCCTGCGACGGCTCTCCGTCTTCGCCGGCGGCTGCGACCTCGCCGCCGCCGAGGCCGTCTGCGCCGGCCCCGACGCGGACGCGGTCGTCGACGCGCTCGGCTCCCTCGTGGACAAGTCCCTCGTCGTCGCCGCCCCCGGACCCGACGGCGACATGCGCTACCGGCTGCTGGAGACCGTCGCCGAGTACGCCTCCGAGCGCCTGGACGAGGCAGCCGAGGACCGCGCCGACACCGAACGACGTCACCTCACCCACTACCGCGAACTCGCCCGCACCACCGAGCCCCTGCTGCGCGGACACGGCCAGCGCACGGCCGCCGAGCGGCTCGCCACCGAATACGAGAACCTCCGTACCGCGCTGCGCCGCGCCGTCGCCGCCAAGGACATCGGCGAGGTGCTCTGCCTGGTGCACTCCCTCGTCTGGTACTGGCACATGCACGACCTGCGCGCCGAGTCCCGCCACTGGGCCGACGCCGCCGTCGCCCTCGGTCCGGACCCCTTCGCCCCGCCGATCGCCCCCGCCGAACCGGTCTACGAGCGGCTCGTCGACTCGCCCCCGCCCTACACCGGCGAACTGCTCGCCGAGGCCTGGCGCGGCGCCCGGATGATTCAACTCACCGCTCGCGACCAGAACAGCGGCAGCTGGAACTCCCCGGACGTCCGCCTCCAGGTCGAGGGCATGATCGCGGCCTACCGGCCCGGCCTGCCCCAGACCTGCCGGTTCCCCACCGCCCTGTGGATCTACGCCGTGATGATCGCCGGCGATCCGGAACTGCTCCGGCGCATCATCGACGAGACCGTCGAGACCACCCGCGCCCTCGGCTACCGCTGGGAACTGGGCTCCGCGCTCCAACTGCGCGCCAACATCCGGGCGAACCGTGCCGCGTCGTTCGGCGACGCCGCCCGCGACGCCGAGGAGAGCCTCGCGCTCTTCCGCGAGCTCGGCGACGACTGGGGCTGCGCCGAGGCACTGTCCGCCCGCGCCGAAGCCCTGGAGAAACGCGGCGAGTACGCCTTGGCCGCCGCCGACTTCCAGGCCGCGATCGAGCACGCCCAACGGCTCGGCGCCCCCGCCCAGGTCACGATCCTGCGGGTGCGGATGGCCGGCACCCTCGCCGAGGAGGGCCGGCTGGAGGAGGCGGAGGAGATCCTGACCGGGCTCCTCGCCGTCATCCGCCAGTACCGCAACGAGGCCCTGCCGGCCGCCCGCATGTTCCTCGCCGGGCTCTACGGCCGCACCGGCCGCCTCGTCGAGGCCCGCGCCGAACTCACCTCCCTGCGCGAGGAGTTCGCCTTCGGCGCGTACGCGATCTTCGACGGCTTCCTGCTCGGCGTGCTGGCCTGGCTCGACAACAAGGAAGGCCGGCACGAGGAGGCGCTGGCCCTCGTCCGGGAGGCCGCGACCACCGCCCGGGACCCGATGGCGCTGATGGTGGCCCCGCAACTGCCGGCCGTGCACCTGCTGATCGCGGCCGTGGCCCTCCTGGGACTCGGCGGTCCGCGCCGCGAGCGCGACGCCGCCCGACTCCTCGGCGCCTACCGGGCCCTGGTGCCGACCGGACACTTCCCCGTCACCACCGAACGCGAGGACGCCGCCCTCGTCGAAAAGTCGGCGAGGACGGCGCTGGGGGACCGCGCGTACGAGGCGGCGTGCGCCGAAGGCGGCGGCCTCACCCTGGAGGAGGCCACCGCCCTCGTCTGA
- a CDS encoding ABC transporter permease, protein MSTVTTSKPGSTATVPDAAPRDLPDEGRIGLRGNLRHISALVRRNALQIKQDPESMFDVLFMPIIFTLLFVFVFGGAISGKGNQGEYVNYLVPGLMAMMGMNIAMAVGTGVNDDFKKGVMDRFRSMPIARSSVLIAKIVVELGRMLVAITILLVMGFILGLSIKTSVLDLFLAIGLSAVFGASLMWIFILLGLTMKTAQAVQGMAMLVLMPLQFGSSIFASPTTMPGWLQAFTDYNPLSNLADAARGLMNGGPVGHSVTMTLIWSVAITAITMPLAVRKFRHKT, encoded by the coding sequence ATGAGCACCGTCACCACGTCCAAGCCCGGCAGTACCGCGACCGTCCCGGATGCCGCGCCGCGCGACCTGCCCGACGAGGGCCGGATCGGCCTGCGGGGCAACCTGCGGCACATCAGCGCCCTGGTGCGCCGCAACGCCCTGCAGATCAAGCAGGACCCCGAGTCGATGTTCGACGTCCTGTTCATGCCGATCATCTTCACGCTGCTGTTCGTGTTCGTCTTCGGCGGCGCGATCTCCGGCAAGGGGAACCAGGGCGAGTACGTCAACTACCTGGTGCCCGGCCTGATGGCGATGATGGGCATGAACATCGCCATGGCGGTCGGCACCGGGGTCAACGACGACTTCAAGAAGGGCGTGATGGACCGGTTCCGGTCCATGCCGATCGCCCGCTCGTCGGTGCTCATCGCGAAGATCGTGGTGGAGCTCGGCCGGATGCTGGTCGCCATCACGATCCTGCTCGTCATGGGCTTCATCCTGGGCCTGTCGATCAAGACCTCGGTGCTGGACCTGTTCCTCGCCATCGGCCTGTCGGCCGTCTTCGGCGCGTCGCTGATGTGGATCTTCATCCTGCTGGGTCTCACCATGAAGACGGCCCAGGCCGTGCAGGGCATGGCGATGCTGGTGCTGATGCCGCTGCAGTTCGGCAGCTCGATCTTCGCCTCCCCGACGACCATGCCGGGTTGGTTGCAGGCCTTCACGGACTACAACCCGTTGTCCAATCTGGCCGACGCGGCGCGCGGCCTGATGAACGGCGGCCCGGTCGGCCACTCGGTGACGATGACGCTGATCTGGTCGGTCGCCATCACCGCGATCACCATGCCGCTCGCGGTCCGCAAGTTCCGTCACAAGACCTGA